gattaataatatagattactttATGTGACTATAAGGAAATGATTTGTGAGAGAAACCGACATATTGtaggtaaatattttttaatatttttaagatgattaaatagtaaaataaatataaaatgattaaactgtaccaaataagaaaagatctaaatatcattaaaatgagGAAAATATATCTGAGAACATTAAAAAGATATGGTTatagtagtatatatataaaaatacatttaagaGATTTTCTAGGGAtagtctattttttaaaaaatatcacatCAAAAGAAGTTGTAACTTCTATTTTAGTATTATGTATTTAAATTGATATTTAATGCAGTGGcagaatctgtaaataaaaaatacaaaaaataattattttattataaatagaataactaaatgtgtaaataaaaaaaatatttaatctgataTGTTACCAAACaattttcatttgttatattatctatgtttttaAACAGTACTAACGAATAGGCGGATAATCTAGCACGTAATGTCAGGAAACaaacgtctttcgtcgttcacatggatcaatatcTACCGGTGtagtttacagagtcaatatgagtctgtaatgttgttgataaaaaaataaaaaaataaacagtaCTAAAGAGTACTTAGCATATGAATAGAAAAAAATCACTTAACAAATATAGTAtgatttttgattaaaaacaaaacaaaaacaaaaacaaatatagtatgattaatgtaatatTGTTTATCTAATGCTTGTCTATTCAAGATTTTAGAACATTAATATGTTTTTGTCCACACATAGACAAAACAGACAACACTTAAGGTTAATACACGTTATATACAGATTAAGCACCAACATCAAGTCAAGTAATGACCACGTTTAGGTATCAAcataactttttctctcttgttTTCTGGATTCGGAGTAGAAAATCTCATCCAAGACTCAAACGATTATCCAACGGCCTGTTGTTAACTTGACGGTGTGCAGTTCCAATCTCACATGCATTCACTCTTGCTGCGAATCTAAGGGAGCACAGAGACTCACCAGTTGAGGAAGGTTCCGGTGTGATGTTAACAAACATTAGCGTCTTCGAGTCTCCACCTAAGCATGGCTGATAACAGAATTCGACAAAATATCATTTCTGTTCGAACATATGATAAGATGGTGAAATGATcatataattttgtttctttaccTGAAGAAGATAAGTGAGCTTCGAGTTTCTGAAGGGTACGTGATCTTCTTTCTTGGCTAAGGCGAATATGACATCACCTAGAGAGGATAAACTCTTGTTGATTGCCTGCGTTAGATTGAAAAGAAATCATTATTCATGAGGTGTCTCTAAAGAATGTAttgttttagttattttcttGAGACATTACTTGAGTTTCTTTAAGTCTATCACCGGTTGATCCGCTCTTAGATAAACGCTCACTACCGGCAAGATCAATCAAGTTCAAGACACCTTGTACTTGTTGTTCTGTGCTCTGTAAGAAAAACAAACAGCTTTGGTTTAGgtgaaaccaaaaacaatacttttAAATCATATTGTTCCAGTAAGAAACTCAATTAGTACCTCGTTAAAACCAGTGATTCTTAATGTGAAGACGAAATGGCTTCTAGATGATTGCTCATTCATCGCAGTTTTCCCTACAGACCTGTACAAAATTGTAAAGAAACAGTTTGCATCATTAGCAGCTTCTCTCAAAGATGAACAATTCTTCAAAACAGATACTTGCCTGTTCCGAGCTGCATGATCCAAGAGGAAAGAAACCTCTCTGCTGCTTCTAACATCAACAACAGTAAGCTCCACAACATGTGTGTTCCCACTAGCATCATGTTTGATTGCATACTTCTGAGGAGAAACGCCATTGTCTGCTCTCACAGCTTCCTTGTTTGTTGACAAGAGATCTCTAATTGTTTCGTTGTATATTTCCAACATAGACACCTATCATATAAACACATAACAGAATCAATATGTACACTATCTATCTCTAAGTCTCTAGGAGATTTGTTACCTGCAACTCATACTTCCAACCCTGTGATCGAAGAGACTGCCTCGTTTGAAATATTTGCTCCAAACATCGAGGAATCAGTCCTTTTTCCTCAGGGTTCCCTGGCCTGCCCATCATTGTATATGTTTTTCCAGATCCCGTTTGTCCATATGCGAAAATGCAAACCTGAAAATGTTTTAATATCAGCCTCAGTCCAAGAATATACAGTGAAACATAgcattataattattattattattctgtAGCTTGATTAACTGGTTAGACAATGTATGAAAATGAGCAGATAGAGAATGTATAAGTACCTTGTAACCATCAAGAGCACTCTGAACAAGCTGAGAAATCTCTACAAAGATATCTTCTTGTGATGCATTCGGTACAAAAACCTTATCAAATGTGAAGCAATGCTTTTGCCCTGTCCATAGCAGAACATCAAATgagtctctttcttcttttgttatttCAAGAATCCAAATTTTATCATACCATTTTGCATCAAGTCAATGCCACGACCAAGTGCTTCCAGAGATGTAGGGTAGGAAATGGTTTTGGCCTCCTCACTAGAATTCTCACCCGATAATAGAGGTCTAACCCTACAGAATACGCGTATGTTTCCCTTCAGCTCCTGCAACATTTAAAATGTTTCAGAATCAGCCAAGTTAACTCAACATTTCACACACAAGGGAAATGTACAAACATTTTAACCTGTATGGTATTGTGCAACTTCTTCCGTAGCTTTTCTCCTTCGATGAGTTTAAGTTCAGCTTTTTCTAAGCGAGCTTTCAGCTCGAGAATGCTTTCCTTTTGCTCTTCAAACTCGTTCATTTTCTCAAAGGTAGACAAATCCGCCACCTAACCAAAatgaacaaatataaaataagaattgaaaacattttcatataaatattcatttaaatgTGTTGAACTCAAGAATGTGATGAGACCTGCAGTTTCCTCTCAGAAGCTGCTAACTGATCCTGCAACTCTTGTAGCTCCTTATTTTGAGAAGAACACTTACTCTGGAGAAACAAGATTACATTAGTCATTTAGATTATTTTTAGAGCATACAGAAGTGCATTCAAGGATGAAAACAAACCTCAAGCTCGTTTATGGTTCCTTTGAAGTCATTTTGCTTGGTTGCTTCAGCTTGCAGATTTTTAACTTCTGTAATATGGCGGTCACGGTCATCCTTGACCTGCTGAATCTCCACCTTGAGACTTACAATTTCATTCACCAGTTCATCTTTTTGCTTCATGATATCTTCTTGAGACACCTTGGAGGCAGCAAGCTGATCTTGCAGTGCTTTGAATTGACCCTTTAAGTTGCCAATATTTTCTACAATGCCAGTCCGTTCTTTCTCTCCTCGCTTTATAGTTTCATGGGCTTCATCAAGATCACCTTGGATCTTGCTATTGTAGAGTTGCAAGCTTGAGTTATACTCTTGCAAGAGTTTGTACATGTCATTCACAGCTTGAATCTGAAACACAGAAGGGAAAAACATTCAGTGTCAGCTATAACAAACCATTTCTCAATTCGAAACTTTCAGAGATTCCTCACCCTTTGGTTAGCTGTTTGAAGGTCTCCTTGCGTTTTCCCCAGCTCTTCTGTGAGAGCAGCTTGCAACTTTTCAACAGCAAGTCttgcttctttctctttttcaagCGAACCAGTTGCAGCCTTAACCAGAATAAAACCAACTTAGAAAACCACAAAAGATGAACTTTTAACCAGAATCTAGACATTTCTTACCAATTTCTCAGCTTGTTCTTTGGCAAGTTGCACCTGAACAGAAGAAAAATTCTTCCTCAGCTCATGGATAACCAAGTTCAGCTCcacttccttctctttcaaaCTAACCTCTGCAAGCAAATGCATACAcgttaagttttcttttttttttgttaaatccCAAATGTCCATAATAAGAACCAGCTCTGCAACACACCCAAGTCTGCACAATGCTTCTCGTTCAACTCCATAGCGTTCTTCAACTTCTCTTGCTCAAACGCATAGTCTAACTCGAGTTCTTGAAACCATCGAATGCAAAGCCTAAGCCTTTTCACATAGTCCATAGTATTCTCGCATCTCTCCTGCAAAACCAAGCATAACACTTATAGATTAAGCAACTAAGACTGAACTACAAACCCTTTTGATAATTGATAGATAGACTTGTTTTAGTAAAATTGCATGAAACTGAGAGAtctaaaaaagagagagagaccttaTAGTTGTACTTGCTCTTGTACTTGATTCGCTCATGAAGAAGAGCGTCAACGTCTTCTCTGGTGAACTCAACGGGACCATACTCAGATCCTTCAGTGCTCGTCAGATCTCTAGCTCCGGGAAACGATTGCCGGATTCTTCCACCGTTTGTCATCTCCCCcaccatttttattttattttattcagtGATTTTTGAGCTGAACAACAAACACTATCAGTGAGTAAAAAGATATAATAAAGACTGAAACTTTAGGTGAATGAAAAAACAAATTCCAGATTTTTAGAGTTTAATCAGAGAAGAACATGCAGACAGAGATTAGAAAGGAAAGAGAAAGACCTTTTGTTGTATTAATGGGTTAAGCTTTAAGTTGTCGTAAGTCACCGTTCTGTTGTTCCCCCGTCGCTCTCGCCGGTGGCTACTTCTATTTCTGTTGTTGTTTggagagagagtgtgtgtgtgATGAATGTGGGGCCGTTGATTGGATCTTAATTCACCGAGCTTATGCGATCACATCCGTTGCTTTATTTATTGCTTTTTAACCTTTTTcaccaaataaatattgaataCTGTATTTTAAatggcaaatctccaaaataacacatttctaagtttatatcacaaaaatagcactcaaaaattaaaatgaccaaaatagcattttatcttttgaaaaatttaaatttttttatttttcaaaatttgaaatcttatccccaaaacctcacttctcaactctaaaccctaaaacttaaactctaaaccctaaaccctaaattataaaccctaaaccccatcctttgagtgctatttttgtgacttttggccttgagtgctagtttgggaacaaaaacttgatttagtgctattttgatctttttctttattttaaatcttagagaaaattaaaattgattttgtttttattttttgtcaacttgtCTCTTCGAAAAACTCGGAAAAGGTGAAACGGATCCATTGTATTTGTATGTTTTTCCTTATTcccaagtgtttttttttctttgatcaaaTATAAACCATTTCCCAAGTGTTATATTCCAGTTTTTAAGAGTCTTTTTCTATGAAAATCTgctagtttaaaaaaataaaggttGGTATTGATGAATTCAATGTATAGATTAACTCTAACGTTATATCTTGAAATTCAGCTGCAACAAAATAGCTcttgaaattttagatttgaATAGATAATGCACTTGTTACTTCATGTATAACGTGTGTAGGTAACAACTAAATGTATATTTTCGGTTCATTGGATGAAAGAATCTAACGTTTCTTGAGCtatatattttatcatgtaCGTAGTAGTTGGAAAAGTTGTATAGTTATGTTATACAGTACGTACAACAAGATAGTCGTCCTTGTTATTTTATATAGCATATTCTTTTATAAGAAAAAGTTTGATATTTTCATTGGTTAATACAACTACTGCAACAGGAAAATTCAAAAGAGCGAAACATGAATGTGACATCAGTAATATAAACGTTAATAGTAACGATTATGAAGAAAAGCTAACAGCATGTGTCGGTAAAATACTATTCGTCGGCAACATGGCGTTTCAACCGGCAGATTCTTTTTAGAAaagttcgtttttttttttaacttgaatGACCCTTTTCTTTGATCCAAAACTACATGGCTCATGGGTCTATTGTCATGGGAGTTGATTatagaaatttttatgttttaagacACATTTTCACTTTCAATTTACACAATCAAACACATGTTGCTGGAGGCACACTTTCTCTGTGGTGATTGTCTCTTATACTCCCAATATTGTTTCTTCTTAACATTCTTTCTTTCGTagctaactttttttttaaaataaaacaacaatatATCCAATTGGACACACATCTCAATTaaagaaatataataaaattcaaaatacaattaATCCATTATCTCTCATATTTTTGagacaaaaaattgaaatcactTTCATAGTTTCTCAAAACCTAATTGCAACGATCCCCTTTCATCATCTATCCCCGAACCTCGTCCAGCTTCGAGAAACCATGGTGAAATCGAAGTCGAAGAAGAAAGGGAACCTCAATAGTCAACCTTCTTCACCGCAGATCGACAACAGaggtttatattttgaattctttaactctttttgactttaaagagttttcgaaatccctaactttttatgtttttcttgtttgtGTTGTAATTTTCCAATTGGATCGAAATTTCTGAGATTTTGTGGATGGGAGAGATAATGAGCAGATCTGAGAGCTCCAGTGTGGAGAGGGCAACGTGACGGCGAGCATGTCCAAGCTCCGTTGTGGAGAGGATGACATGACGGCCAGCAGATCTGAGCTCCGGTGCGGAGAAACGCGGCGACGAACAGGTCATGCCTCTATTGTGGAAAAGAAGACGACAAGCTCTCGTGGTGTGAAGGTTAGCTTCATTTCTTTTTCAACAAAGAGCTCAATTTTGACATTTACATATTCTAATTTCACTTCCTTTCTTTATCAGAATCTTTCTGAGATTTAAATGTTGAACACTTCTTCTTTGTATCAGAGATCTGAGAAGTAAAAGTctctgattttaattaaaacaattcTTTATTTATCTTTGTTATGGTCTTCCACAACTAGTGCTCTGAATCGATAATTTGATTATATGACTAGATGGATTTTTGGATAAAACTTGACATGACCACAGCAAGAATTCATGGATAATGCAGCAAGATATACTTGACATGACCACAGCAAGAATTCATGGATAATGCAGCAAGATATTTTAACTACATGACCACATCAAGAGTCTATGACGTAGTTCACAACAACAACGTCCTAAACATCAATCTTGTTTCCACCCATTAAGAGTCTATGGATGATGCAGCTCAACACCTCCTATCCAGACTCCAAAACGTGGTTTATCTACTTTCACTTGGTCTTGTATTTCATATCTATGTCAACATATGTAATTACTATAGACCAAACTTGGGGAAAGTATGGATATGAACGTTTTAGTGTATGTGTCCAGCTTTGATGTCTATATCCACATATAGTTTATAACTCTATTATCTAAGTGTCCATATCCACATTTTTATAGATGATTGAGAATATAAGAATGTTATCAACGAAAACACATCCATGAAACTTCTTaaaagattttttatatttttgtatctaTCCATGTCCACATcttttttttcatgtatttttctTACTTGTCCACAATTTTCCGTCCATAGTTTTTATGTccatacatttttttatataattgttaatatatataaaatatatatatatatgaatatggatgttaaaatatagagaaaaacaAATTACAATTTACTGTGATGATtatattttcttcaaatatcttaaactttgataaaaaacaaacaataagaaCTTTGCtgtaaaataaaacaatgaaaaaaaactgaaaaagaacaaataaaaacaaataaaatattaatgtcGGAAGGTAAGTCCTaactaaaaaaagaaactaactaTTCTGCCTACAAACTAAactgaataaaaacaaatatatttttctttgtacTTTCGTTGGACAAAGGGGCATTTATGTCCAACATCTCCCTTGGATTCCTTGAAAGTGTGCCTCCAGCAGATTGTGTTCTAAAGTgtcaaaaaagataaaaaagtgTCCTAAAGAGTAATGCACTCTTGATTATAAGGGACACCTTTTGACATTCTATTACACATAAAAACACTTTTTACATGTGATCTACTTTTTCTATGTCCATGTATTGTTGTGGACTAACGACAGATTGTGGATAATTTTGTCTTTAATAAACACGACACTTGTAAATACTCATGTAATATGTGAATTGGTGATTTGTTGACGTATAATGCGTGGTTGGGTGATTTATGGACGGATCATGTGTAAATGAGTGATGAGTAATGTGTAGATATACGATGTTAGCGGGTTTATAATAGATAATATGGACAAACTCTATGTTTTGATTCCATAAAACTATACAACAATACGTGGACATGGACTTATGTTACTAAAACGATGCTACAAAACGTGAATTGTAATCAAAAACcctcaccaaaaaaaaaagattgtgtCCATACCTAACTTCTTTGATAAATTATATGCAATTAAACTTCAATCAAGATAAGAAATAGATGATACTGTGAGTATGAGCAGAGAGAAAATCAAAAAGCGTTTACCTTCTGTCGGAGAGTAATAGATCTTGCATGTCATAGATTTTTGATCTAAGGGATATGCGCTTTGTCATGATGTGGATGGATGCAAATTTGATTAGATTTGAATTTAGATCCCGGGATGATGAATGGAATCAAATGAATATTGTTCATGTTTCCATAACTAGTTTATAATTCTGTTAAAATGTTCATATccacaactaatttataattatgttaTCCACGATTTAGTGTTCATGCTCACAGTTAATTTTGTTTAcacagtaatatatatatatatatatatatatatatatatatatatataatatatatatgaaaatagatcttaaaaataaataattttatttgtagtttattatgacaattatttttgtgtaatatattttagaatttgagataaaaatgaatgaaaacataaagtaaaataaaaataataataaaatgaaataagaagaagaaaaagattttCTTTAGTTTATGATCATATgaatctttttgacaaaaaaaaatatgtctcAAATGATAAATGTGTTGTACTATAATTAGAATGAGGTAAAATATCTATATgtaaaaaattcttgttatggGCCAAATTGTTCTGTTACAGAATTTTATTATGTATCCATTCCGTCTCAGATGCTCGCAATGTGTCCACACAATTTCATGTGAAATCaacgaaaagaaaaagcaaaGCTGTTTTAGATTCTGTAATGAACCCGTGAGGTGGAACTTTCTCACAATAAATTCAGTTTACATGTAAAACTCGATATtgacatttaaataaataagtaaaaaattgtgAAGTCATCCCATATTTACCATTTTGAAAATTACAGCCAAATCACAGTACTAACAGTTTTGTCAATCGAGGGTGACAAATATCAAAGTGGCAACCAAGGAATCTTAGGAGAGTTGGATAAAATATTGATGTTGGTTTAGGTTGCAAAGTCTACTTTTCTGATACTAAACACCCAGGCATTAAGAGTTTGATCCTAAAAGACGAGTACGTCTTACATAGCTTGGCAAAATCAAGCAGGCATAATGAGTTTTGATTCTTCTTCACGAACTGGACAAAAAGTTTATCTATCATTTAGAACTAAAACcaataatatatgaaaattataaatcttcACGCTTTCTTTGTATACAATCTCCAAATTATATCTATATAACTTCTTCCGTTTCATATCAAGTGTCGttgtagagaattttttttcattacaaaataagtgtcatttcgacttttaatgcaaaatttattaattttaattaacaatttatgtttgttattggttgaaatatggtttggtgtataggtaattgtgtttttatatagaaaatatacaaaattaatggTTTCCTTGCtctgtgtgcacaaatccaaaacGACGCTcaatatgaaacagagggagtattaaaactgaagtacaaatagAACTAATCTTTTTTCCAACAAATTATTACattaattatcattttattttcactCAATTTAACaacttcattaattatattaccttaacaatacattacatcattaattatattacaataataataatattacagatttttatttattagttaatcaatattaactttgtaccaattataaaaatcaaaatgtaaaataaacggattttgcatatggttaaaattttagtttagcaTGTTTTTTTTATCCTAGTTTCAATCAGTAAAAACTACGTAGCCAAACACATAATTTAAagacatagttttttttaacgCGTAATCATTCATTCCATTATAGAGTTTTTGACCAAACTGGTCTTACATAAACAAGACCTGCAGAAACGCACCAGTACGAAAAAGTACAAAGAAGGAAAAACTGTTAGTAATAAAAATAGATCGATACCAATAGGCACCATTCAAAT
The Brassica napus cultivar Da-Ae chromosome A1, Da-Ae, whole genome shotgun sequence DNA segment above includes these coding regions:
- the LOC106449745 gene encoding kinesin-like protein KIN-14M translates to MVGEMTNGGRIRQSFPGARDLTSTEGSEYGPVEFTREDVDALLHERIKYKSKYNYKERCENTMDYVKRLRLCIRWFQELELDYAFEQEKLKNAMELNEKHCADLEVSLKEKEVELNLVIHELRKNFSSVQVQLAKEQAEKLAATGSLEKEKEARLAVEKLQAALTEELGKTQGDLQTANQRIQAVNDMYKLLQEYNSSLQLYNSKIQGDLDEAHETIKRGEKERTGIVENIGNLKGQFKALQDQLAASKVSQEDIMKQKDELVNEIVSLKVEIQQVKDDRDRHITEVKNLQAEATKQNDFKGTINELESKCSSQNKELQELQDQLAASERKLQVADLSTFEKMNEFEEQKESILELKARLEKAELKLIEGEKLRKKLHNTIQELKGNIRVFCRVRPLLSGENSSEEAKTISYPTSLEALGRGIDLMQNGQKHCFTFDKVFVPNASQEDIFVEISQLVQSALDGYKVCIFAYGQTGSGKTYTMMGRPGNPEEKGLIPRCLEQIFQTRQSLRSQGWKYELQVSMLEIYNETIRDLLSTNKEAVRADNGVSPQKYAIKHDASGNTHVVELTVVDVRSSREVSFLLDHAARNRSVGKTAMNEQSSRSHFVFTLRITGFNESTEQQVQGVLNLIDLAGSERLSKSGSTGDRLKETQAINKSLSSLGDVIFALAKKEDHVPFRNSKLTYLLQPCLGGDSKTLMFVNITPEPSSTGESLCSLRFAARVNACEIGTAHRQVNNRPLDNRLSLG